One stretch of Anguilla anguilla isolate fAngAng1 chromosome 5, fAngAng1.pri, whole genome shotgun sequence DNA includes these proteins:
- the LOC118227338 gene encoding adhesion G-protein coupled receptor G5-like isoform X1, protein MNCHLHFLGLIVLFHTTSANCNPGTSKSLEIAFEQMEGLNENLPGKPYQESIRAIEKLEKVLESAEFSRNVSCTTGNLVVHLYNASGNFTGLNISANEMKASSAKGGVGNSSVDVHLPKTLLNPKENRTIVFCMITIPYMFEKQNFTVLYGRAVGLSVSNRTVTGLTDRINITFSLRDPSPLQEGKLPQCHFLNFSTNAYHRDGCLTIWKREEERLVCSCDHLTYFSVLLVNPETSERDRNILTYITLIGCSISLLFLVGTLFVYVRDRRMLADASPKVHLNLVVALIMLNIHFLPSQLIASLPVSGPCVYLAVMLHYSLLATFTWTAIEGFHLYLLLVRVFNIYVKRYLLKLGLVGWGVPAVVVAVILIIDRDIYQRVTLPSTDNSTSSAQICFLQDSAVRRFNLAFCGLVWACSLVMLALTCRLMLALRRDRMPGGRSRARKDVCAVLGIGCLLGITWGLAFFSFGPLPPTPALYLFCILNSLQEGGALDHRWDGTLLRNGRDARPLDSRSALFPPPALRFLRRPVDVRLQAEVRRRRPRRGLAGHQIHRLPEQAHAPAGPREPGRPGGPGGPRAGPRQKDRLDRSLNLRPKSPSLPHDNVHFSQ, encoded by the exons ATGAACTGCCATCTCCACTTCCTGGGGCTGATCGTTCTCTTCCACACCACGTCCGCTAATTGCAATCCGGGAA CCAGTAAGTCGCTTGAGATTGCATTTGAGCAGATGGAGGGCTTAAATGAAAATCTTCCAGGGAAACCCTATCAAGAGAGCATAAG AGCTATAGAAAAGTTGGAGAAAGTTCTGGAAAGCGCTGAATTCAGCAGGAACGTCTCCTGTACCACGGGGAATCTTGTGGTGCATCTCTACAATGCCTCTGGAAACTTCACAGGTCTGAATATTTCAGCCAATGAGATGAAG GCTTCCTCAGCGAAGGGCGGAGTCGGGAACAGCTCCGTCGATGTGCACCTGCCGAAAACTCTGCTTAATCCCAAAGAGAACAGGACCATCGTCTTCTGCATGATCACCATCCCCTATATGTTTGAG AAGCAGAATTTCACCGTGCTCTACGGGCGAGCCGTAGGACTGAGCGTCAGCAACAGGACGGTCACGGGCCTCACGGATCGGATCAACATCACCTTTTCCCTGCGGGACCCCTCACCACTACAG GAGGGTAAATTACCACAGTGCCACTTCTTAAATTTCTCCACCAATG CCTATCACAGGGACGGCTGCCTCACCATCTGGAAGCGGGAGGAAGAGCGGCTCGTCTGCTCCTGCGATCACCTGACCTATTTCTCCGTGCTTCTG GTGAACCCAGAGACTTCAGAGAGGGACCGGAACATTCTCACCTACatcactctgattggctgcagcatctccctcctcttcctggtCGGCACACTGTTCGTGTACGTCCGCGACAG GAGAATGCTGGCTGACGCATCGCCGAAGGTTCACCTCAACCTGGTCGTGGCCCTGATCATGCTCAACATCCACTTCCTGCCCAGCCAGCTGATAGCGTCGCTGCCCGTCTCTGGCCCTTGCGTTTACCTGGCCGTCATGCTCCACTACTCCCTCCTGGCCACCTTTACCTGGACGGCCATCGAGGGTTTCCACCTGTACCTGCTGCTGGTCCGCGTCTTCAACATCTACGTCAAGAGATACCTGCTGAAGCTGGGCCTGGTGGGCTGGG GTGTCCCTGCTGTAGTCGTGGCCGTCATCCTCATCATCGACAGAGACATTTACCAGCGCGTGACCCTTCCCTCCACTGATAACAGCACCTCCTCTGCCCAAAT CTGTTTCCTGCAGGACAGCGCGGTGAGGCGGTTCAACCTGGCGTTCTGCGGCCTGGTGTGGGCGTGCAGCCTGGTCATGCTGGCGCTGACGTGCCGGCTGATGCTGGCGCTGCGAAGGGACCGCATGCCCGGGGGGAGGAGCCGCGCCCGGAAGGACGTCTGCGCCGTCCTGGGCATCGGCTGCCTGCTGGGCATCACCTGGGGCCTGGCCTTCTTCTCCTTCGGACCCCTGCCGCCCACGCCCGCCCTCTACCTGTTCTGCATCCTCAACTCGCTgcaag aggggggggctTTGGATCATCGGTGGGACGGGACGCTGCTGAGGAACGGACGCGACGCTCGCCCCTTAGATTCCCGCTCCGCCCTGTTTCCCCCGCCGGCCCTCAGGTTTCTTCGTCGGCCTGTGGATGTGCGTCTCCAGGCAGAGGTCCGGCGCCGCCGCCCCCGGCGGGGACTCGCAGGCCACCAGATCCACAGACTCCCAGAGCAAGCACATGCTCCGGCAGGACCCCGGGAGCCGGGGCGGccgggggggccaggggggccaAGAGCCGGGCCACGCCAAAAAGACCGCCTCGACCGCTCTCTGAACCTGCGCCCAAAATCACCGAGCCTTCCACACGACAACGTTCATTTCAGCcaataa
- the LOC118227338 gene encoding adhesion G-protein coupled receptor G5-like isoform X2, with product MNCHLHFLGLIVLFHTTSANCNPGTSKSLEIAFEQMEGLNENLPGKPYQESIRAIEKLEKVLESAEFSRNVSCTTGNLVVHLYNASGNFTGLNISANEMKASSAKGGVGNSSVDVHLPKTLLNPKENRTIVFCMITIPYMFEKQNFTVLYGRAVGLSVSNRTVTGLTDRINITFSLRDPSPLQEGKLPQCHFLNFSTNAYHRDGCLTIWKREEERLVCSCDHLTYFSVLLVNPETSERDRNILTYITLIGCSISLLFLVGTLFVYVRDRRMLADASPKVHLNLVVALIMLNIHFLPSQLIASLPVSGPCVYLAVMLHYSLLATFTWTAIEGFHLYLLLVRVFNIYVKRYLLKLGLVGWGVPAVVVAVILIIDRDIYQRVTLPSTDNSTSSAQICFLQDSAVRRFNLAFCGLVWACSLVMLALTCRLMLALRRDRMPGGRSRARKDVCAVLGIGCLLGITWGLAFFSFGPLPPTPALYLFCILNSLQGFFVGLWMCVSRQRSGAAAPGGDSQATRSTDSQSKHMLRQDPGSRGGRGGQGGQEPGHAKKTASTAL from the exons ATGAACTGCCATCTCCACTTCCTGGGGCTGATCGTTCTCTTCCACACCACGTCCGCTAATTGCAATCCGGGAA CCAGTAAGTCGCTTGAGATTGCATTTGAGCAGATGGAGGGCTTAAATGAAAATCTTCCAGGGAAACCCTATCAAGAGAGCATAAG AGCTATAGAAAAGTTGGAGAAAGTTCTGGAAAGCGCTGAATTCAGCAGGAACGTCTCCTGTACCACGGGGAATCTTGTGGTGCATCTCTACAATGCCTCTGGAAACTTCACAGGTCTGAATATTTCAGCCAATGAGATGAAG GCTTCCTCAGCGAAGGGCGGAGTCGGGAACAGCTCCGTCGATGTGCACCTGCCGAAAACTCTGCTTAATCCCAAAGAGAACAGGACCATCGTCTTCTGCATGATCACCATCCCCTATATGTTTGAG AAGCAGAATTTCACCGTGCTCTACGGGCGAGCCGTAGGACTGAGCGTCAGCAACAGGACGGTCACGGGCCTCACGGATCGGATCAACATCACCTTTTCCCTGCGGGACCCCTCACCACTACAG GAGGGTAAATTACCACAGTGCCACTTCTTAAATTTCTCCACCAATG CCTATCACAGGGACGGCTGCCTCACCATCTGGAAGCGGGAGGAAGAGCGGCTCGTCTGCTCCTGCGATCACCTGACCTATTTCTCCGTGCTTCTG GTGAACCCAGAGACTTCAGAGAGGGACCGGAACATTCTCACCTACatcactctgattggctgcagcatctccctcctcttcctggtCGGCACACTGTTCGTGTACGTCCGCGACAG GAGAATGCTGGCTGACGCATCGCCGAAGGTTCACCTCAACCTGGTCGTGGCCCTGATCATGCTCAACATCCACTTCCTGCCCAGCCAGCTGATAGCGTCGCTGCCCGTCTCTGGCCCTTGCGTTTACCTGGCCGTCATGCTCCACTACTCCCTCCTGGCCACCTTTACCTGGACGGCCATCGAGGGTTTCCACCTGTACCTGCTGCTGGTCCGCGTCTTCAACATCTACGTCAAGAGATACCTGCTGAAGCTGGGCCTGGTGGGCTGGG GTGTCCCTGCTGTAGTCGTGGCCGTCATCCTCATCATCGACAGAGACATTTACCAGCGCGTGACCCTTCCCTCCACTGATAACAGCACCTCCTCTGCCCAAAT CTGTTTCCTGCAGGACAGCGCGGTGAGGCGGTTCAACCTGGCGTTCTGCGGCCTGGTGTGGGCGTGCAGCCTGGTCATGCTGGCGCTGACGTGCCGGCTGATGCTGGCGCTGCGAAGGGACCGCATGCCCGGGGGGAGGAGCCGCGCCCGGAAGGACGTCTGCGCCGTCCTGGGCATCGGCTGCCTGCTGGGCATCACCTGGGGCCTGGCCTTCTTCTCCTTCGGACCCCTGCCGCCCACGCCCGCCCTCTACCTGTTCTGCATCCTCAACTCGCTgcaag GTTTCTTCGTCGGCCTGTGGATGTGCGTCTCCAGGCAGAGGTCCGGCGCCGCCGCCCCCGGCGGGGACTCGCAGGCCACCAGATCCACAGACTCCCAGAGCAAGCACATGCTCCGGCAGGACCCCGGGAGCCGGGGCGGccgggggggccaggggggccaAGAGCCGGGCCACGCCAAAAAGACCGCCTCGACCGCTCTCTGA